One genomic window of Globicephala melas chromosome 8, mGloMel1.2, whole genome shotgun sequence includes the following:
- the PRG3 gene encoding proteoglycan 3 encodes MKCSLLLPLLLLGTVSALYLENAASHLGSRETQADLSQDLEGSGEQEGELALNYGALESEGEDAVASSYQDAFEDEGAMESDPAALDKDLQCPKEEDTVQLPGSPGCKTSRFLVVRTPSKFWDAQDTCRRCYRGNLVSIHNYSFNYRIQSGVSSINQGQVWIGGYKCWFTWGNNFRWTNGSSWNFSYWASEQPRNGSGRCVALRTKGGRWQRAPCKRRLPFVCAF; translated from the exons ATGAAATgctccctgcttctgccccttCTCCTGCTGGGGACAGTTTCTGCTCTTTATCTGG AGAATGCTGCCTCCCATCTGGGCAGCAGAGAGACACAGGCTGACCTGAGCCAGGATCTGGAAGGTTCGGGGGAACAGGAGGGAGAGCTGGCCCTGAATTATGGAGCGCTTGAGTCAGAGGGAGAGGACGCTGTGGCTTCCAGCTATCAAGATGCGTTTGAGGATGAGGGGGCCATGGAGTCAGACCCAGCTGCCCTGGACAAGGATTTGCAGTGCCCTAAGGAAGAGGACACAGTTCAGCTTCCAGGCAGCCCTGGGTGCAAGACCAGCCGCTTCCTGGTGGTGCGGACCCCGAGCAAGTTTTGGGATGCTCAG GATACATGCAGGAGGTGCTACCGAGGCAACCTCGTCTCCATCCACAACTACAGTTTCAACTATCGCATCCAGAGCGGGGTCAGTAGCATTAACCAAGGACAGGTCTGGATTGGAGGCTACAAGTGCTGG TTCACGTGGGGCAACAATTTTCGCTGGACTAATGGCAGTAGCTGGAACTTTAGTTACTGGGCCTCAGAGCAACCTCGGAATGGGAGTGGCCGTTGTGTGGCCCTGCGCACCAAAG GGGGTCGGTGGCAACGAGCTCCATGCAAAAGACGTCTGCCCTTCGTCTGCGCCTTCTAA